In Azospirillum ramasamyi, a single window of DNA contains:
- the ypfJ gene encoding KPN_02809 family neutral zinc metallopeptidase: MRWQGGRESGNVEDRRRQGGGGFGGGGRGGLRIGKGGLGVGGVIVLLLVSAVLGVDPMVLLNGIDPADQSTAGQTQIGEAAPRSQADDELKRFVSVVLADTEDTWRGLFQQMGRQYQDPKLVLFTGTVASGCGRAQAAMGPFYCPMDQKLYIDLGFYRELRDRFRAPGDFAQAYVIAHEVGHHVQTLLGISGQVQAAQQRARSPAEANALSVRLELQADCFAGLWGNHANRDRKMLEPGDVEEALTAASAIGDDRLQRQASGTVSPDSFTHGSSAQRVRWFRTGLESGRLEACDTFGTDRL, encoded by the coding sequence ATGCGGTGGCAGGGCGGACGCGAGAGCGGGAATGTCGAGGACCGGCGCCGCCAGGGAGGCGGCGGCTTCGGCGGCGGAGGCCGGGGCGGCCTCCGCATCGGCAAGGGCGGGCTGGGGGTCGGCGGGGTCATCGTGCTGCTGCTGGTGTCGGCGGTGCTGGGCGTCGACCCGATGGTGCTGCTGAACGGCATCGACCCGGCAGATCAAAGCACGGCCGGCCAGACGCAGATCGGCGAGGCCGCCCCGCGCAGCCAGGCCGACGACGAGCTGAAGCGTTTCGTCTCCGTCGTGCTGGCCGACACCGAGGACACCTGGCGGGGCCTGTTCCAGCAGATGGGACGCCAGTACCAGGATCCGAAGCTGGTGCTGTTCACCGGCACGGTGGCGTCGGGCTGCGGCCGGGCACAGGCGGCGATGGGTCCCTTCTACTGCCCGATGGACCAGAAGCTCTACATCGACCTCGGCTTCTACCGCGAGCTGCGCGACCGCTTCCGGGCTCCGGGCGACTTCGCCCAGGCCTATGTCATCGCCCATGAGGTCGGCCACCATGTGCAGACCCTGCTGGGCATCTCCGGTCAGGTGCAGGCGGCCCAGCAGCGGGCGCGCAGCCCGGCCGAAGCCAACGCCCTGTCGGTGCGGCTGGAACTGCAGGCCGACTGCTTCGCCGGACTCTGGGGCAATCACGCCAACCGCGACCGTAAGATGCTGGAACCCGGCGACGTCGAAGAGGCGCTGACCGCCGCCAGTGCCATCGGCGACGACCGCCTGCAGCGCCAGGCCAGCGGCACCGTCAGCCCCGACAGCTTCACCCATGGCAGCTCCGCCCAGCGTGTCCGCTGGTTCCGCACCGGCCTGGAAAGCGGCCGGCTGGAGGCCTGCGACACCTTCGGCACGGACCGGCTGTAA